Proteins found in one Mustela lutreola isolate mMusLut2 chromosome 10, mMusLut2.pri, whole genome shotgun sequence genomic segment:
- the CFAP107 gene encoding cilia- and flagella-associated protein 107: MQFLTAVSPQSFSTPSWKVETKYSTRVLTGNWVEERRKFTKATEKTPQCIYRKEYVPFPDHRPDQISRWSGKRRIEGLPYKHLITHHQEPPHRHLISTYDDHYNRHSYNPGLPPRRSWSGHKLLWLPEKSDFPLLAPPTNYGLYEQLQWRWLAPQAAPRESIYTSSYPRPPRHALSRREHAIPVPPPRLHPVPRF; the protein is encoded by the exons ATGCAGTTTTTGACTGCAGTAAGTCCACAGTCATTCTCTACCCCGAGCTGGAAGGTCGAGACCAAGTACTCAACCCGAGTGCTCACTGGAAACTGggtggaagagaggaggaag TTCACCAAAGCCACTGAGAAAACACCTCAGTGCATTTACAGAAAAGAATATGTCCCCTTCCCGGACCACAGACCAGACCAGATCTCCAGGTGGTCCGGCAAGAGGAGAATTGAG GGCCTCCCGTACAAACACCTGATCACGCACCACCAGGAGCCCCCCCACCGCCATCTGATCAGCACCTACGACGACCACTACAACCGGCACAGTTACAACCCGGGCCTGCCCCCACGTCGCTCCTGGAGTGGACACAAGCTGCTGTGGCTCCCAGAGAAATCAGACTTCCCCCTTCTTG CTCCCCCTACGAACTACGGACTCTATGAGCAGCTGCAGTGGAGATGGCTGGCACCCCAGGCTGCCCCGAGAGAGAGCATTTACACCTCGTCCTACCCCAGACCACCACGGCATGCTTTGTCCCGGCGCGAGCACGCcatccctgtccctccccctcgtCTGCACCCTGTCCCGCGCTTCTGA